One window of the Acinonyx jubatus isolate Ajub_Pintada_27869175 chromosome A2, VMU_Ajub_asm_v1.0, whole genome shotgun sequence genome contains the following:
- the TINCR gene encoding TINCR ubiquitin domain containing: MEGLRRGLSRWKRYHIKVHLADEALLLPLTVRPRDTLSDLRAQLVGQGVCSWKRTFYYNARRLDDHQTVRDVRLQDGSVLLLVSDPR, encoded by the exons ATGGAGGGGCTGCGCCGGGGCCTGTCGCGCTGGAAGCGCTACCACATCAAGGTGCACCTGGCGGACGAGGCGCTGCTGCTGCCGCTCACGGTGCGGCCGCGGGACACGCTCAGCGACCTGCGCGCGCAGCTCGTGGGCCAGGGCGTGTGCTCCTGGAAGCGCACCTTCTACTACAACGCGCGGCGGCTGGACGACCACCAGACGGTGCGCGACGTGCGCCTGCAGGACGGCTCCGTGCTGCTGCTCGTCAGCGACCCCag GTAG